DNA sequence from the Rubripirellula tenax genome:
CGTCGTTTATGTCTACACCGGACGAGGTGGCACTGATTTGCCGAAAATGGATCCGGTCAAGAACACTCACACGCTTGCAAACGACCAGTGCCGCTTCGAGCCGCACATCGTCATCACTCAAGTCGGCGACACACTGGAAGTCACCAACCCTGACTCGGTTGGTCACAACGCCAACCTTGGTTTCTTCAACAACAAGCAACAGAATTTCACGATTCCGGCCGGCCAGTCGAAAACCGTCGATTTGGAAAAAGACGAACCCGCACCGATTCCCGTCGACTGCAACATCCACCCTTGGATGAAGTCGTACGTTGTCGTCTTGGAACATCCGTTCGCGGCGGTCAGCAACGCGGATGGCGAATTGGTGATCAAGGGACTGCCGGTCGACACCGACTTGGTCTTCCGCGCCTACCACGAAGCCGGCTCGATCAGCGATGTCACCATCGACGGCAAAAAAGCAGAATGGAAGCGAAGCCGTTTCGAAACCAAAGTCAAAGCTGGCATGAACGACATGGGCACCGTCGTCATCCCCGCCGATTCGCTAGACGCGAATTAAGCCGACGCGATCACCACCCGCCACAACGGTTGGAATCTGATTCCCGAAGACCAGGATTCGTCCTGGTCTTTTTTTTGCGATGCTAGTGAACGAGTTGCTGCGCCGTCGGGCCGATCGCTTCGGGGGTGCGACAATCGGTAGCGTTTGCGGTGGGCGGCGTTTCGCGGTTCAATTCGCATGACGTGTCCTTCACTCCTTGTCCGCGAATTTTCACCCATGTGGCGATCGCCCCTCCTGATCCTGATGTGCGCCGCCCTGATGGGCTGCGATGCGCCCGTTGGATCGTTTGCGCCCAACGACGTTTTTTCGTTGACACTGGCTCGATCCCGATCGGCCAACACCGAAGCCGCCGGCCGCGACGCCGCTGCGGTAACGCAGGCTCTGTTTGGGACCCCCGACCAGCCCAAGATCCCCGAAGGGGCGAAGTCGGTCGTCGACCTGAAGCGACTGGTTCGCGCGGCCGGGGCAGTATCAAGCGAGAAGGACGGCACACACCTGGGGCTTTACCGCGAACACTGTGTGACGTGTCACGGGATCGATGGCGGTGGCGCGGGACCGGCCAGCTTGTACCAGAAACCGCATCCCCGCAACTTCCGCCACGGCGTTTTCAAATGGAAGTCGACCGAGCGGGCGGCCAAGCCGACTCGCGATGACCTGCGGGCGATTCTGCAGCACGGTGCTGGAGGTTCAGCAATGCCATCGTTCGCGGCGGTCGCGCCGGATGACCTGGAGACGTTGATCGACTATGTAATCTATCTATCGATTCGCGGCGAGGTCGAACGGCGAACAATGGCGGCTGCGATCGACGAGTTGGGTTACGGCGACGACG
Encoded proteins:
- a CDS encoding methylamine utilization protein — translated: MKISIVSRIALIAALATMSSAGQQAAAEETGDLKIRFEYGGEAVKPAPIDVNKDVEFCGKNPLVDERLLVNAENKGIKNVVVYVYTGRGGTDLPKMDPVKNTHTLANDQCRFEPHIVITQVGDTLEVTNPDSVGHNANLGFFNNKQQNFTIPAGQSKTVDLEKDEPAPIPVDCNIHPWMKSYVVVLEHPFAAVSNADGELVIKGLPVDTDLVFRAYHEAGSISDVTIDGKKAEWKRSRFETKVKAGMNDMGTVVIPADSLDAN
- a CDS encoding cytochrome c translates to MWRSPLLILMCAALMGCDAPVGSFAPNDVFSLTLARSRSANTEAAGRDAAAVTQALFGTPDQPKIPEGAKSVVDLKRLVRAAGAVSSEKDGTHLGLYREHCVTCHGIDGGGAGPASLYQKPHPRNFRHGVFKWKSTERAAKPTRDDLRAILQHGAGGSAMPSFAAVAPDDLETLIDYVIYLSIRGEVERRTMAAAIDELGYGDDESVDADLQLAARGETEGADVVKEVLERVIGDWTSASGQVVTVPEPDAIDGAAIAESIARGNEIFHGKIANCVGCHGPGGNGEAVMLDFDDWGKEYSTRLGLTPSDRDDMRPFRKAGALPPRPAEPRNLTQGVYRGGGDAATLYRRVTQGIAGTPMPGVEVVAEEDGRGLTRDQVWDLVRYLQSLDPRPLETGGPST